From Ananas comosus cultivar F153 linkage group 8, ASM154086v1, whole genome shotgun sequence, one genomic window encodes:
- the LOC109713738 gene encoding hexose carrier protein HEX6-like — protein MEAFLKRFFPDVYGKMRGDTEISNYCKFDSQLLTVFTSSLYVAGLVSTLVASSVSSRFGRRTSMLVGGAVFVAGSAIGGAALNVYMLILGRVLLGVGLGFTNQSIPLYLSEMAPPQYRGAFSNAFELCISLGILIANLVNYGVQRIEGGWGWRISLSLAAVPASFLAFGALFLPETPSNVLQCSADHNQAKVLLQRLRGTSNVQKELDDLISASAVSRTIRHPFRNITKRKYRPQLVMAILIPFFNQITGINVINFYAPVMFRTIGLKESTSLMSTVVTRIFATTSNVIAIVAVDRLGRRVLFIVGGIQMIISQFTIGVILAKQLKDHGGMEKDYAYLVLTFMCIFVTGFGWSWGPLTYLVPTEISPLEIRSAGQSIVVAVMFMVTFVIGQTFLAMLCHLKYGTFLLFGGWVCVMTVFVYFLLPETKKIPMEQMEQVWRRHWFWKRVVGEEGVEVRTVEAANLSNPNTNPNPN, from the exons ATGGAGGCGTTCCTGAAGAGGTTCTTCCCGGACGTGTACGGGAAGATGAGGGGCGACACCGAGATCAGCAACTACTGCAAGTTCGACAGCCAGCTCCTCACCGTGTTCACCTCGTCGCTCTACGTCGCCGGCCTCGTCTCCACTCTCGTCGCGTCCTCCGTCTCCAGCCGCTTCGGCCGCCGCACGTCCATGCTCGTCGGCGGCGCCGTGTTCGTCGCGGGATCCGCCATCGGCGGGGCCGCTCTCAACGTCTACATGCTCATCCTCGGCCGCGTCCTCCTCGGCGTCGGCCTCGGATTCACCAACCAG TCGATTCCACTATACCTGTCGGAAATGGCTCCACCGCAATACCGAGGAGCATTCAGCAACGCGTTCGAACTCTGCATCAGCCTCGGGATCCTCATCGCAAACCTGGTCAACTACGGAGTCCAAAGAATTGAGGGAGGATGGGGTTGGCGAATATCCTTATCCTTAGCCGCAGTTCCCGCTTCGTTTCTAGCATTCGGCGCCCTCTTCCTCCCCGAGACGCCCAGCAACGTACTCCAATGCAGCGCCGACCACAACCAGGCTAAGGTGCTTCTCCAAAGGCTCCGAGGCACTTCCAACGTGCAGAAAGAGCTCGACGATTTGATCTCCGCGAGCGCGGTTTCGAGAACCATCCGCCACCCGTTCCGGAACATAACCAAAAGGAAGTACAGGCCCCAGCTTGTCATGGCAATCCTAATCCCCTTTTTTAACCAGATCACCGGAATCAACGTCATCAACTTCTACGCGCCTGTCATGTTTCGGACCATCGGGCTAAAGGAGAGCACCTCGCTCATGTCGACGGTGGTGACGAGAATTTTCGCGACGACCAGCAACGTCATCGCGATAGTCGCGGTCGACAGATTGGGCCGACGGGTATTGTTCATCGTGGGAGGGATTCAGATGATAATCTCGCAGTTCACCATCGGCGTGATCTTGGCGAAGCAACTCAAAGACCACGGAGGAATGGAAAAGGACTACGCGTACTTGGTGTTGACCTTCATGTGCATCTTCGTCACCGGATTCGGGTGGTCGTGGGGGCCGTTAACGTACTTGGTCCCGACGGAGATCTCGCCGCTGGAGATCAGGTCGGCGGGGCAGAGCATCGTGGTGGCGGTGATGTTTATGGTGACGTTCGTGATAGGCCAAACATTCCTGGCCATGCTGTGCCATCTCAAGTACGGGACCTTCCTTCTATTCGGGGGGTGGGTGTGTGTGATGACGGTGTTCGTGTATTTCCTGTTGCCGGAGACGAAGAAGATACCGATGGAGCAGATGGAGCAGGTGTGGAGGCGGCATTGGTTCTGGAAGAGGGTTGTCGGGGAGGAAGGAGTGGAGGTGCGAACGGTGGAGGCCGCGAATTTGTCGAACCCGAAcacgaacccgaacccaaactaG
- the LOC109714029 gene encoding agamous-like MADS-box protein AGL29 — protein MGRRKIKIEPIIDKHNRFICFSKRRAGLFKKANQLARRGFQIAVLAFTESGNAFAYGSPKVEEVVERFLHNSDATDGAGSSKATESLIKAPEDCKEQEQTEKVSSESAESAQQKDVSRETKERAEDGEDSWNSLSSALTESKHFWWNSSVENLSLKNLLQFKSALEALLTSVRIKADSLLVEQDFLAGFT, from the coding sequence ATGGGACGTCGGAAGATCAAGATCGAGCCGATCATCGACAAGCACAATAGATTCATATGCTTCTCGAAGCGGCGAGCGGGCCTTTTCAAGAAGGCGAACCAACTCGCCCGCCGGGGATTCCAGATCGCTGTTTTGGCCTTCACCGAAAGCGGCAATGCCTTTGCGTACGGCAGCCCTAAAGTCGAGGAGGTCGTCGAACGGTTCTTGCACAATTCCGATGCAACAGACGGCGCAGGAAGCAGCAAAGCCACAGAAAGTTTAATCAAAGCGCCTGAAGATTGTAAAGAACAGGAACAGACTGAAAAAGTATCGAGTGAATCGGCGGAGAGTGCTCAACAGAAAGACGTGTCGAGGGAAACGAAGGAGAGAGCGGAAGACGGCGAGGATAGTTGGAATAGTTTGAGTAGTGCATTGACGGAGAGCAAACACTTTTGGTGGAACAGTTCCGTGGAAAATCTCTCGTTGAAAAACCTATTGCAGTTCAAGTCCGCGTTAGAGGCACTACTCACCAGCGTGAGAATAAAAGCAGATTCTTTGTTGGTCGAGCAGGATTTTCTAGCCGGATTTACTTAG
- the LOC109714027 gene encoding homeobox-leucine zipper protein HOX1-like: protein MVVVEEDLGLTLGLRSPTKHAPLRLDLMVSSPSSSPFPRWSDLLSSTSGRRSSETPLRRGIDVNRAPEAERESEEEEEEEEEEEDEEGGAASPNSTLSSLSGKREAERASDEEEGGDGSRKKLRLSMNQSAILEENFKEHSTLEPKRKVALAKQLNLRPRQVEVWFQNRRARTKLKQTEVDCEVLRRCCEELTEENRRLQKEVQELRALKLLSPLFCAHATPPTTLTMCPSCERVSNAKASDRRSRRPAPAAAAGARPQAPWVPIPLRPTRLHAQLQLYR, encoded by the exons atggtggtggtggaggaggatctAGGGCTTACCCTCGGCTTGAGATCACCGACGAAACACGCCCCTCTTCGGCTCGATCTAAtggtttcttctccttcttcttcgcctTTCCCGCGGTGGAGCGATCTCCTCTCTTCCACTTCAG GGAGGAGATCGTCGGAGACGCCGCTGCGGAGGGGGATCGACGTGAATCGGGCTCCGGAGGCGGAGAGGGaaagtgaagaggaggaggaggaggaggaagaggaagaagacgaggaGGGGGGAGCTGCTTCTCCCAACAGCACGCTGTCGAGCTTGAGCGGGAAACGCGAGGCGGAGAGGGCGAGCGACGAGGAGGAGGGCGGGGACGGCTCCCGCAAGAAGCTCCGTCTCTCTATGAACCAATCAGCGATCCTCGAGGAGAACTTTAAAGAGCACAGCACCCTCGAGCCC AAGCGGAAGGTGGCGCTGGCGAAGCAGCTTAATCTGCGGCCGAGGCAGGTGGAGGTGTGGTTTCAGAACAGGAGAGCAAG GACGAAGCTGAAGCAGACGGAGGTGGATTGCGAGGTGCTGAGGAGGTGCTGCGAGGAGTTGACGGAAGAGAACAGGAGGCTGCAGAAGGAGGTGCAGGAGCTGCGGGCACTGAAGCTGCTGTCGCCGCTGTTCTGCGCGCACGCCACCCCTCCCACCACCCTCACCATGTGCCCTTCCTGCGAGCGCGTCTCCAACGCCAAGGCCTCGGACCGACGCAGCCGCCGCCCGGCCCCGGCCGCTGCTGCAGGCGCTCGGCCACAGGCCCCGTGGGTTCCGATCCCGCTCCGGCCGACGCGCCTCCATGCTCAGCTGCAGCTTTACCGATGA
- the LOC109714025 gene encoding U-box domain-containing protein 52-like isoform X1: protein MEIKEVKEGVESSPSSSLIVGLAANGTKNSRFMVRWALDNFMPKGRVLFKLFHVRPKIKMVPTPLGNYIPIDQVRGDVAAAYKKDVEWQTEEMLLLYKKMFNEKKAEAEILIIEADDVAEAISKEVSRYKVSNLVVGASSGNGIIRKTCRRLTGGKLSSRIIKCIPSFCTVYIVSDGRLSSVHSPGSTTDSSAVTSGSEESFKDENDSTNASSNSLKVKFDMYINLKAISSLLRAPLQPSQKNQPFSNGDPRRSSCDDTHGSIVPLGSDGDDVVSGSSILQRTIRRNLAFYKGNRNRSGGTDTSNTKHFSPSTNEHCSSASSNGSEAQDSCSASGSDKGSRTSCNSDRVSSADSSQDSSLLENEVDIDFELERLRTEIRHLRGVYKLAEDESVGALKQINELAAQHMEEEVKLRDINFRVEKAEEIAQQEKEKRKAAEIEAEYVRQFADQEASRRKGLEDMASNKASEKEWLKKSLEHAYLKFTWEEIASATASFSDSFKIGVGSNGTVYKGTFRHTVVAVKVLHSNEGARMKQFNQELDILGRIRHPHLLLLLGACPEPGCLVYEYMENGSLDDRLQCQGDTPPIPWFCRFRIAWEVASALLFLHSTRPEPIIHRDLKPANILLDKNFVSKIGDVGLSTLLPHKSSSLSTVYKDTAPVGTFFYMDPEYQRSGLVSTKSDIYGLGMVILQLLTAKSPMGLTYIIENAIGEEGCLRDILDPRAGNWPTEEAKELARLGLSCLELRRKDRPDLGSQILPLLEKLKDTAEKARVSTQIAPTVPPSYFLCPILNRVMDDPCIASDGYTYDRDAIEKWLSKNGNSPMTNVPLPNKELIPNQSLLSAIKCWKSRSS, encoded by the exons ATGGAGATCAAAGAAGTAAAGGAAGGGGTCGAATCGTCGCCGTCTTCGTCTTTAATTGTTGGATTGGCGGCCAATGGGACGAAGAACAGCAGATTCATGGTTCGATGGGCTTTGGACAACTTCATGCCCAAGGGGAGAGTTCTATTCAAACTTTTCCATGTTCGCCCGAAGATTAAAATGGTTCCAACACCAT TGGGAAATTATATTCCTATTGATCAAGTGCGGGGTGATGTTGCCGCCGCATATAAGAAGGACGTAGAGTGGCAAACAGAAGAAATGCTTCTACTCTATAAGAAGATGTTTAATGAAAAAAAG GCCGAAGCAGAAATTTTGATAATTGAGGCAGATGATGTAGCAGAGGCAATATCAAAAGAGGTCTCAAGATACAAAGTCAGCAATCTCGTAGTAGGCGCCTCCTCCGGAAATGGTATTATTAG aaaaacttgTAGGAGACTTACGGGCGGCAAGCTGTCTTCCAGAATCATCAAATGCATTCCGAGCTTCTGTACAGTGTACATTGTTTCAGATGGCCGATTATCATCCGTTCATTCTCCTGGATCAACAACAGATTCGAGCGCCGTTACATCAGGAAGTGAAGAGAGCTTTAAAGATGAGAATGATTCAACTAACGCTTCTAGCAACTCATTGAAAGTAAAATTTG ACATGTACATTAACTTGAAAGCAATTTCCTCCCTCCTCCGCGCTCCTTTACAACCAAGTCAAAAAAACCAACCTTTTTCCAACGGAGACCCTAGGAGATCCAGTTGTGATGACACCCACGGTAGCATTGTTCCTTTGGGAAGTGATGGCGATGATGTTGTTTCCGGATCAAGCATATTGCAACGAACAATTCGGAGAAACCTTGCTTTTTACAAAGGAAACCGCAACAGATCCGGGGGAACTGACACCTCCAACACTAAACATTTCTCACCAAGCACAAATGAACATTGTTCGAGTGCCAGTTCTAACGGATCGGAAGCGCAGGACAGTTGTAGTGCAAGTGGTAGTGACAAAGGCTCTAGAACTTCATGTAACTCAGATCGTGTATCTTCAGCGGACAGCTCACAAGATTCTTCGCTTTTGGAGAATGAG GTTgatattgattttgagctcgaAAGACTAAGGACTGAAATCAGGCATCTTAGAGGAGTGTACAAACTTGCCGAGGATGAGTCAGTCGGTGCTTTAAAGCAG ATCAATGAATTAGCAGCGCAACACATGGAGGAAGAGGTCAAACTCAGAGATATAAACTTCAGAGTAGAGAAGGCTGAAGAAATCGCGCAGCAAGAGAAGGAAAAACGTAAAGCCGCAGAAATTGAGGCGGAATATGTGAGACAGTTCGCCGATCAAGAAGCTTCAAGGAGGAAAGGCTTAGAAGATATGGCTTCAAACAAAGCAAGTGAAAAGGAGTGGCTGAAAAAATCCCTCGAACATGCGTACTTGAAGTTCACATGGGAAGAAATAGCATCTGCTACAGCATCATTCTCCGATTCTTTTAAAATCGGTGTTGGATCTAACGGAACAGTTTACAAGGGTACGTTCCGTCACACGGTTGTAGCTGTGAAAGTTCTTCACTCTAACGAGGGAGCGAGGATGAAGCAGTTTAACCAAGAG CTCGATATTCTTGGCAGAATCCGTCACCCCcatttgctgctgctgcttggtGCCTGCCCTGAACCGGGCTGCTTAGTGTACGAATACATGGAGAACGGTAGCCTTGACGACCGACTACAATGTCAAGGTGACACGCCTCCGATTCCATGGTTCTGCCGCTTCAGAATCGCGTGGGAGGTCGCCTCCGCCCTTCTATTTCTTCATAGTACAAGACCTGAACCCATCATTCATCGTGACCTGAAGCCCGCCAATATCTTGCTCGACAAAAATTTCGTCAGCAAGATTGGCGACGTGGGCCTCTCGACTTTACTCCCCCACAAGAGTTCATCTCTCTCTACGGTTTATAAAGACACTGCCCCCGTCGGCACATTCTTTTACATGGATCCCGAGTACCAGAGGTCTGGTTTAGTGTCGACAAAGTCCGATATTTATGGCTTAGGAATGGTGATTTTGCAGCTGCTGACTGCGAAATCGCCAATGGGCCTTACATACATTATTGAAAACGCAATCGGAGAGGAGGGATGTTTAAGAGACATCTTGGACCCCCGAGCAGGGAACTGGCCTACCGAAGAGGCTAAGGAATTGGCTCGACTCGGACTGAGTTGTTTAGAGTTGAGGCGAAAGGATCGACCTGACCTGGGCAGCCAAATTCTTCCTCTACTAGAGAAACTGAAAGACACCGCGGAAAAGGCTCGTGTCTCGACACAAATCGCTCCAACTGTACCTCCGAGTTATTTTCTTTGTCCAATTCTAAAT AGGGTAATGGATGATCCGTGCATTGCTTCTGATGGATATACATACGATCGAGACGCGATCGAGAAATGGTTGTCAAAGAATGGCAATTCGCCGATGACCAATGTGCCGCTGCCTAACAAGGAACTGATTCCTAATCAATCACTTCTCTCAGCAATCAAATGCTGGAAATCTAGGAGCAGCTGA
- the LOC109714030 gene encoding actin-related protein 2/3 complex subunit 5A isoform X2: MAEEGFLEVENLEAIITRIEQKSRKIESLLKQSKPVEALKTALEGSPLKTRDERCKSANWIVVHRAMMAIKDVDAMFSSLDPEYYDILMNLGPGFGRPVYALHKQVLASET, from the exons atggcggaggAAGGGTTTCTGGAGGTGGAGAATCTCGAAGCCATCATCACGAGGATCGAGCAAAAGTCGCGAAAGATCGAAAGCTTGCTCAAACA ATCCAAACCGGTGGAGGCCCTGAAAACGGCTCTCGAGGGATCCCCTCTTAAGACCCGGGACGAGAGGTGCAAG TCGGCGAATTGGATAGTGGTGCATCGAGCGATGATGGCGATAAAGGATGTAGATGCAATGTTCTCTTCGTTGGATCCCGAGTACTATGACATCCTCATGAA TTTGGGACCTGGGTTTGGGCGACCTGTTTATGCACTTCACAAACAAGTCCTAGCGTCTGAGACTTAG
- the LOC109713739 gene encoding transcription factor MYB1R1, which produces MTRRCSHCSHNGHNSRTCPNRGVKLFGVRLTDGSIRKSASMGNLSLLAASAEGYASDDYVQGSSSSCRERKKGVPWTEEEHRMFLIGLQKLGKGDWRGISRNYVVSRTPTQVASHAQKYFIRQTNMTRRKRRSSLFDMVPDEPIDFQPVQASQEPETQENDQQLLPPAIDEQCESMDSSPSMVGEAAVPSLENPQCSYPVIVPAYFPPFIPFSLPLWPPGYKTDTLERETHEIVKPTPVLSKAPINVDELVGMSRLSIGESKRESAESSTSLNLLDNSNRRSAFHANPQTRAQA; this is translated from the exons ATGACGAGGCGGTGCTCCCATTGTAGCCACAACGGGCACAACTCGAGGACGTGCCCTAACCGCGGGGTGAAGCTCTTCGGCGTGCGCCTCACCGATGGATCCATCCGGAAGAGCGCGAGCATGGGGAACCTCTCCCtcctcgccgcctccgccgaGGGGTACGCTTCCGATGATTACGTCCAGGGATCGTCCTCGAGCTGCCGCGAGCGGAAGAAGG GTGTGCCATGGACTGAAGAAGAGCACCGAATGTTTCTAATTGGATTGCAAAAGCTTGGGAAGGGTGACTGGCGAGGAATATCTCGTAATTATGTGGTGTCACGTACGCCTACCCAAGTAGCAAGCCATGCTCAAAAATACTTCATACGTCAAACCAACATGACCAGAAGAAAGAGGAGATCTAGCCTTTTTGATATGGTACCTGACGAG CCCATTGACTTTCAGCCAGTTCAAGCAAGTCAAGAACCAGAGACACAAGAAAACGATCAACAGCTTTTACCTCCGGCCATTGATGAGCAATGCGAATCAATGGACTCTAGCCCTTCAATGGTCGGAGAGGCGGCTGTTCCAAGTTTGGAGAATCCTCAGTGCAGTTATCCAGTAATAGTGCCGGCTTATTTTCCGCCGTTTATTCCGTTCTCGCTCCCTCTATGGCCACCAGGTTATAAAACAGATACGTTGGAACGGGAGACGCATGAGATCGTTAAGCCAACTCCAGTGCTTTCCAAGGCTCCGATAAACGTCGACGAACTCGTGGGTATGTCAAGACTAAGCATAGGAGAATCCAAAAGAGAATCTGCTGAGTCGTCGACATCATTAAATTTGCTCGATAATTCAAATAGGCGATCGGCTTTCCATGCTAATCCGCAAACAAGGGCTCAAGCATGA
- the LOC109714025 gene encoding U-box domain-containing protein 52-like isoform X2: MEIKEVKEGVESSPSSSLIVGLAANGTKNSRFMVRWALDNFMPKGRVLFKLFHVRPKIKMVPTPLGNYIPIDQVRGDVAAAYKKDVEWQTEEMLLLYKKMFNEKKAEAEILIIEADDVAEAISKEVSRYKVSNLVVGASSGNGIIRRLTGGKLSSRIIKCIPSFCTVYIVSDGRLSSVHSPGSTTDSSAVTSGSEESFKDENDSTNASSNSLKVKFDMYINLKAISSLLRAPLQPSQKNQPFSNGDPRRSSCDDTHGSIVPLGSDGDDVVSGSSILQRTIRRNLAFYKGNRNRSGGTDTSNTKHFSPSTNEHCSSASSNGSEAQDSCSASGSDKGSRTSCNSDRVSSADSSQDSSLLENEVDIDFELERLRTEIRHLRGVYKLAEDESVGALKQINELAAQHMEEEVKLRDINFRVEKAEEIAQQEKEKRKAAEIEAEYVRQFADQEASRRKGLEDMASNKASEKEWLKKSLEHAYLKFTWEEIASATASFSDSFKIGVGSNGTVYKGTFRHTVVAVKVLHSNEGARMKQFNQELDILGRIRHPHLLLLLGACPEPGCLVYEYMENGSLDDRLQCQGDTPPIPWFCRFRIAWEVASALLFLHSTRPEPIIHRDLKPANILLDKNFVSKIGDVGLSTLLPHKSSSLSTVYKDTAPVGTFFYMDPEYQRSGLVSTKSDIYGLGMVILQLLTAKSPMGLTYIIENAIGEEGCLRDILDPRAGNWPTEEAKELARLGLSCLELRRKDRPDLGSQILPLLEKLKDTAEKARVSTQIAPTVPPSYFLCPILNRVMDDPCIASDGYTYDRDAIEKWLSKNGNSPMTNVPLPNKELIPNQSLLSAIKCWKSRSS, encoded by the exons ATGGAGATCAAAGAAGTAAAGGAAGGGGTCGAATCGTCGCCGTCTTCGTCTTTAATTGTTGGATTGGCGGCCAATGGGACGAAGAACAGCAGATTCATGGTTCGATGGGCTTTGGACAACTTCATGCCCAAGGGGAGAGTTCTATTCAAACTTTTCCATGTTCGCCCGAAGATTAAAATGGTTCCAACACCAT TGGGAAATTATATTCCTATTGATCAAGTGCGGGGTGATGTTGCCGCCGCATATAAGAAGGACGTAGAGTGGCAAACAGAAGAAATGCTTCTACTCTATAAGAAGATGTTTAATGAAAAAAAG GCCGAAGCAGAAATTTTGATAATTGAGGCAGATGATGTAGCAGAGGCAATATCAAAAGAGGTCTCAAGATACAAAGTCAGCAATCTCGTAGTAGGCGCCTCCTCCGGAAATGGTATTATTAG GAGACTTACGGGCGGCAAGCTGTCTTCCAGAATCATCAAATGCATTCCGAGCTTCTGTACAGTGTACATTGTTTCAGATGGCCGATTATCATCCGTTCATTCTCCTGGATCAACAACAGATTCGAGCGCCGTTACATCAGGAAGTGAAGAGAGCTTTAAAGATGAGAATGATTCAACTAACGCTTCTAGCAACTCATTGAAAGTAAAATTTG ACATGTACATTAACTTGAAAGCAATTTCCTCCCTCCTCCGCGCTCCTTTACAACCAAGTCAAAAAAACCAACCTTTTTCCAACGGAGACCCTAGGAGATCCAGTTGTGATGACACCCACGGTAGCATTGTTCCTTTGGGAAGTGATGGCGATGATGTTGTTTCCGGATCAAGCATATTGCAACGAACAATTCGGAGAAACCTTGCTTTTTACAAAGGAAACCGCAACAGATCCGGGGGAACTGACACCTCCAACACTAAACATTTCTCACCAAGCACAAATGAACATTGTTCGAGTGCCAGTTCTAACGGATCGGAAGCGCAGGACAGTTGTAGTGCAAGTGGTAGTGACAAAGGCTCTAGAACTTCATGTAACTCAGATCGTGTATCTTCAGCGGACAGCTCACAAGATTCTTCGCTTTTGGAGAATGAG GTTgatattgattttgagctcgaAAGACTAAGGACTGAAATCAGGCATCTTAGAGGAGTGTACAAACTTGCCGAGGATGAGTCAGTCGGTGCTTTAAAGCAG ATCAATGAATTAGCAGCGCAACACATGGAGGAAGAGGTCAAACTCAGAGATATAAACTTCAGAGTAGAGAAGGCTGAAGAAATCGCGCAGCAAGAGAAGGAAAAACGTAAAGCCGCAGAAATTGAGGCGGAATATGTGAGACAGTTCGCCGATCAAGAAGCTTCAAGGAGGAAAGGCTTAGAAGATATGGCTTCAAACAAAGCAAGTGAAAAGGAGTGGCTGAAAAAATCCCTCGAACATGCGTACTTGAAGTTCACATGGGAAGAAATAGCATCTGCTACAGCATCATTCTCCGATTCTTTTAAAATCGGTGTTGGATCTAACGGAACAGTTTACAAGGGTACGTTCCGTCACACGGTTGTAGCTGTGAAAGTTCTTCACTCTAACGAGGGAGCGAGGATGAAGCAGTTTAACCAAGAG CTCGATATTCTTGGCAGAATCCGTCACCCCcatttgctgctgctgcttggtGCCTGCCCTGAACCGGGCTGCTTAGTGTACGAATACATGGAGAACGGTAGCCTTGACGACCGACTACAATGTCAAGGTGACACGCCTCCGATTCCATGGTTCTGCCGCTTCAGAATCGCGTGGGAGGTCGCCTCCGCCCTTCTATTTCTTCATAGTACAAGACCTGAACCCATCATTCATCGTGACCTGAAGCCCGCCAATATCTTGCTCGACAAAAATTTCGTCAGCAAGATTGGCGACGTGGGCCTCTCGACTTTACTCCCCCACAAGAGTTCATCTCTCTCTACGGTTTATAAAGACACTGCCCCCGTCGGCACATTCTTTTACATGGATCCCGAGTACCAGAGGTCTGGTTTAGTGTCGACAAAGTCCGATATTTATGGCTTAGGAATGGTGATTTTGCAGCTGCTGACTGCGAAATCGCCAATGGGCCTTACATACATTATTGAAAACGCAATCGGAGAGGAGGGATGTTTAAGAGACATCTTGGACCCCCGAGCAGGGAACTGGCCTACCGAAGAGGCTAAGGAATTGGCTCGACTCGGACTGAGTTGTTTAGAGTTGAGGCGAAAGGATCGACCTGACCTGGGCAGCCAAATTCTTCCTCTACTAGAGAAACTGAAAGACACCGCGGAAAAGGCTCGTGTCTCGACACAAATCGCTCCAACTGTACCTCCGAGTTATTTTCTTTGTCCAATTCTAAAT AGGGTAATGGATGATCCGTGCATTGCTTCTGATGGATATACATACGATCGAGACGCGATCGAGAAATGGTTGTCAAAGAATGGCAATTCGCCGATGACCAATGTGCCGCTGCCTAACAAGGAACTGATTCCTAATCAATCACTTCTCTCAGCAATCAAATGCTGGAAATCTAGGAGCAGCTGA
- the LOC109714030 gene encoding actin-related protein 2/3 complex subunit 5A isoform X1, with translation MAEEGFLEVENLEAIITRIEQKSRKIESLLKQSKPVEALKTALEGSPLKTRDERCKSANWIVVHRAMMAIKDVDAMFSSLDPEYYDILMKYLYRGLATGDRPTCDQCLRIHEKLTERAGLGCILRSLADTVNTV, from the exons atggcggaggAAGGGTTTCTGGAGGTGGAGAATCTCGAAGCCATCATCACGAGGATCGAGCAAAAGTCGCGAAAGATCGAAAGCTTGCTCAAACA ATCCAAACCGGTGGAGGCCCTGAAAACGGCTCTCGAGGGATCCCCTCTTAAGACCCGGGACGAGAGGTGCAAG TCGGCGAATTGGATAGTGGTGCATCGAGCGATGATGGCGATAAAGGATGTAGATGCAATGTTCTCTTCGTTGGATCCCGAGTACTATGACATCCTCATGAA GTACTTGTATAGAGGGTTGGCAACTGGAGATCGACCAACATGCGACCAATGCCTCAGAATTCATGAAAAGCTTACAGAGCGCGCTGGATTGGGATGTATACTTCGCTCCCTCGCGGACACCGTAAACACTGTCTAA